GATTCACTCGAGATTCAATACGCATCAAAACTGATGAGCATGACTTTGAATATGACGCGGTCATTATTGGTGCCGGTCCTGCTGGTGAAGCGGCTTCAATGAAGCTTGCTAAAGCCGGTAAAAAAGTAGTGATGGTTGATGCCCGTAATCAGGTGGGTGGTAACTCAACTCACGTGGGTACCATTCCAAGTAAAACCTTGCGTCAATCTGTGTTTAACTTGATTAACTATCGCCGTGACCCTTTATTTTCACAAGGCTTAGACTACTATCAAGTACCACTAAATAAGGTGCTGACTAAAGCCCGTAAAGTAGTACGCAGTCAAGTTGAGACCCATACCCGCTTTTATGAGCGTAACCAGATTGAAGTGCGTCATGGTTGGGCCAGCTTTATTGATAAACATACTCTAAAAATAGAGCTGGGTGATGGTCTTGGCTTTGAAACCATTACCTTTAACAAAGCTATTATTACGGTAGGTAGCCGTCCATACCGTCCAGAATTGTTAGACTTCGATCACCCACGTGTGTTTGACTCTGACAAAATCCTACAAATGGATTATGTGGTCAAAAAGATCATTATTTATGGTGCTGGCGTGATTGGCTGTGAATATGCCTCTATCTTTACCGGTCTTGGTTACAAAGTTGATCTGATTAATAACCATGATGAGTTATTGAGCTATCTTGATAAAGAAATTAGTGATGCATTGGCGCACGACTTCCGTCAGTTCGGTGTATTAGTAAGACATAACGAAGAAATTGAAAAGCTTGAGACCCATGATGATTATGTAGTGCTGCACTTGAAGAGTGGTAAACGCATTAAGTCAGATGCCATCTTATGGTCGAACGGCCGCTCTGGTAATACAGAAAGCTTGAACTTAGAGGCGGTTGGACTAAAAGCCAATAATCGTGGTCAGTTAAAAGTTGATGATACTTATTGTACTGAAGTAGATAACATTTATGCCGCCGGTGACGTTATTGGTTGGCCGTCACTAGCATCAGCTGCTTATGACCAAGGTCGTTGTGCTGCCGCCTTTATGATTGGTGATGAAGATGCTGAGCCAGTATCTAGCGTACCAACCGGTATCTATACCATCCCTGAAATCTCTTGTATTGGTAAGACAGAGCAAGAGCTAACTGATGAAAAAGTACCTTACGAAGTGGGCCAGGCATTCTTTAGACATCTGGCGCGTGCACAGATTATCGGTGAATTAACCGGCGTATTAAAAATCTTGTTCCACCGCGAGACGTTAGAGATTCTGGGTATTCACTGTTACGGTAACCATGCCTCAGAGATTATCCACATTGGTCAGGCTGTGATGAAGTCAGGTAATTCACTTGAGTACTTTGTGAATACCACCTTTAACTATCCAACCATGGCTGAAGCCTATCGTGTGGCTGCGCTAAATGGTTTAAACCGAGTGTTTTAGAGTTAATTTATCACGCTAAATAAAACGTACTTTTTTCAAATACATTATTAGCTGGCTAGGGTTTTCTTAAATAATTACTCGTAAACGCACAGCTATTAATCCAGTGACCGTTTACCATAATGGTCCACTAAAAAACCGCTATTCTGTTATCTCAGAGTAGCGGTTTTTTATTGCTGTCTGTCATAAAATTTTAATAGCGCTTTGTGATAATCGCCATCTCATTATCAAGTTATCAGATTATTAGGGCAAATTATTAATACCGTTATTAATATGACAAGGGCTGGAGAGACATATGCAGAGCCATACCAATCAGGGTAAGACAGTTGCTGTAGGTTCTACTAAAGTAAACCTATTCTTTGGGATACTACTTGCTGTAGTCACCGCTTATTTTATCTGGTGGGGGCTAGAATATACCAATAACTATCCAATTATTTTCATTACCGCCACTGTGTTTGGTGTGTTCATGGCGTTTAATATCGGCGGTAATGATGTTGCCAACTCGTTTGGTACTTCTGTAGGGGCAGGCACCTTAACCATACCACAAGCATTGGGCGTAGCAGCGGTATTCGAAGTCAGTGGTGCGGTCATCGCTGGGGGTGAAGTGACGGATACTATCCGTAAAGGTATCGTTGACTTAAATCCATTATCCATTGAACCGATGCAGTTTGTGTTCTTAATGATGTCAGCGTTGGTTGCAGCCGCATTTTGGCTATTAATAGCGACCAAAAAAGGCTGGCCAGTATCGACAACCCATTCAATCATTGGCGGTCTGGTCGGTGCCTCAATGGTGCTAGGCTTTCAGATAGCCGGCTTTGATGGCTCTGTTGCTACGGTAAAATGGGATAAGATAGGACTGATTGCGGTATCTTGGGTGTTATCGCCGTTATTGGGTGGGGCAGTGTCTTATGCGCTGTTCTATCAGATTAAAAAATACATTTTAAGCTATAACGATTCAGCCGCTGAAGTATTGCAGCGATTGCATGAAAAGAAACGTTTGATTAAACAAGAAGATAAAACTGCTTTTGAGAAATTAAATGAAATTCAAAAGCTAGCCTATACCAGCGCTTTAGCGCGTGATGCTCAGATTTATACCGATGAAGATCTGACTGAAGACGATCTAGATACTGAGTATTTCAAGAAGGTGTATCGACTGGAACGTGAGCGTTATGAAGTCGATGCTTTTAAGGCGTTACAGACTTGGGTCCCTTTAGTTGCAGCCTTTGGCGGAGCAATTATTAGCGCCATGCTGTTGTTTAAAGGTTTAAAAAACCTGCATTTAGGGTTAACGACTTTACATAATTTCCTGATAATGGGTATGGTCTCTGCTGTGATTTGGATGGCGGTATTTATCTATGCCAAATCGCTTGAGAATAATAATAAAAACTTGCCTAAAGCAACCTTCATTCTGTTCAGTTGGATGCAGGTATTTACTGCAGCAGGCTTTGCGTTCAGTCATGGCTCGAATGACATTGCTAACGCCATCGGTCCATTTGCTGCGATTTTAGATGTGTTAAAAACCAATACTATGAATCAGCAGGCAGAGATTCCAACCATAGCCATGGTTACCTTTGGTGTGGCATTAATCGTGGGGTTATGGTTCATTGGTAAAGAGGTGATTCAGACCGTTGGTACTAATTTGACAAAGATGCATCCGGCTTCAGGATTCTCAGCAGAGTTATCGGCCGCAGCGGTGGTGATGGGTGCCTCTTTATTGGGTTTGCCGGTATCAAGTACCCATATTTTAGTGGGTGCGGTACTTGGGATTGGTTTGGTTAATCACAATGCAAACTGGGCACTGATGCGTCCGATTGCCATGGCATGGGTTCTAACCTTGCCAGTAGCGGCGATACTTGCGACCGTGTCGTTTTTACTATTAAACCTGGTGTTTTAACAGCTAGGTTATTTATTAATAAATCAGCTTTAAAAGGACTGCCAATTATCGGCAGTCTTTTTTTATCACTGCGACTTGCACGGTTATCAACTTGAAAAATATTGGTGGTTAGTGTTGAATAACAACGGAACTATAAAATTAGTTGAATTAAGTCGATTTAAATGTAGTAACTAACTTTTAACCCAGTAATTAATTAAATAACTATAAGGAAATATTATGACGATTCAAGCTTATGATGACAGCAATGTGTTTGCAAAAATGTTAGCTGGCGAGATTCCGTGCCACAAAGTATATGAAGATGATAAGACGTTGGCGTTTATGGATATCATGCCGCAAGCAAAAGGCCACGTTCTGGTTATCCCAAAACAAAAAGCGGTTGAGCTTAGCCAGTTAGAGCCAGAATATGCACAAGCGGTGTTAATGACTGCCAAAAAAGTGATGCAAGCACAGCGCACCGTATTTCAACGTGAAGGGGTGATTCAAATGCAGTTAAATGGCGCAGAAGCCGGTCAAACCGTGTTTCACTACCATGTGCATTTAATCCCATCAAACTTCCATGAGCTAGGTAAGCATGCGACTAATCAAGCGGATATGGCTGAGCTGGCAGAACAAGCCAAACAGCTTAGAGAGGCGATTGACGCAGCTTAGTTCATCCCATGGCACAGTAGCGATACGATACATTGATAGACAGTAAGTACAGCCTTACGTTACAGAATAGCCTAAGTATTGTGGCTACTGTGCTCTCATCAGGGTGTTATAAGCATTGAATAGTGTAGATGATGATTTATTAGCTGTATGTTTATACGGATAATTTTATGCTTAATATCCCTATAACCATGATTCATTACTTATGATGGGGTTCTGTTCGGTTGAATAGTAGAGTCGCACAAAGGGGCAGGCTTATTAATCACAGGATGGGTTAATGCTGCTGTTAACGTGATTACTATTAGATTTGTGTGGAGGAAAGGAGTCACTCTTAATATCAACCCATGTTGGTTGAAGCTCGGTACAAAAATAGAGTGTCAGTAATGCTGGCACTTTTTTGAATGGTGTCTTTGGCTGCTATCAGGTTTTGTCATGTAATGTGATTTTTGAGGAAATAAATTAAATGTTTAAATCTTCCAAATCAACCATACTTATACCGGTCTTTGTACCAGCAGTCATTGTGTTGCTGTTGATGGTTTTGGGTACCATAGCGAATCCAGAGCTAGCAGGGGAACTGTTTAGTCAGGCGTTGACCTATACGACTTCAACTTTTGGTTGGTTCTATATGTTGGCGGTTGCCTTATTTTTGATGTTCGTTGTGGTATTGGCGTTCTCATCCTACGGCAACATTAAATTAGGTCCTGATCATGCTGAGCCAGAGTATGACTTCTTAGAGTGGTTTGCCATGCTGTTCTCTGCAGGCTATGGTATCGCCTTACTGTTTTATGGTGTCGCAGAGCCGGTGATGCACTTTTCAGCACCGCCAAGCTCACAGCCTGAGACCATAGCGGCTGCTAAAGAAGCGATGCAAATTGCTTATTTCCACTGGGGCTTTCATATTTGGGCAATTTACGGACTCACCGGTTTGGTGTTGGCCTATTTTGGCTATCGCCAAGGGTTACCCTTATCTATGCGTTCAACCTTATACCCGTTAATTGGGGATAAGGTTTATGGGCCTATCGGTCATATTGTCGATGTGGTTGCGGTACTGGCTACTATTTTTGGTGTTGCCACAACCTTAGGTTTATCAGTAGCACAAATTAACGCCGGTTTAAATTATCTATTGCCGGATCTGGTACCGATAGGCACAATGCCTCAGATTATCAGTATTGCTG
Above is a window of Psychrobacter sp. FDAARGOS_221 DNA encoding:
- the sthA gene encoding Si-specific NAD(P)(+) transhydrogenase, with translation MSKKRKSDESNEATDIDNMNNTNKENDELTADSANANDKQAAKSDTLSKAAKDIASSIDESLYHPNLISPLDSDRIRINSGFTRDSIRIKTDEHDFEYDAVIIGAGPAGEAASMKLAKAGKKVVMVDARNQVGGNSTHVGTIPSKTLRQSVFNLINYRRDPLFSQGLDYYQVPLNKVLTKARKVVRSQVETHTRFYERNQIEVRHGWASFIDKHTLKIELGDGLGFETITFNKAIITVGSRPYRPELLDFDHPRVFDSDKILQMDYVVKKIIIYGAGVIGCEYASIFTGLGYKVDLINNHDELLSYLDKEISDALAHDFRQFGVLVRHNEEIEKLETHDDYVVLHLKSGKRIKSDAILWSNGRSGNTESLNLEAVGLKANNRGQLKVDDTYCTEVDNIYAAGDVIGWPSLASAAYDQGRCAAAFMIGDEDAEPVSSVPTGIYTIPEISCIGKTEQELTDEKVPYEVGQAFFRHLARAQIIGELTGVLKILFHRETLEILGIHCYGNHASEIIHIGQAVMKSGNSLEYFVNTTFNYPTMAEAYRVAALNGLNRVF
- a CDS encoding inorganic phosphate transporter, with the translated sequence MQSHTNQGKTVAVGSTKVNLFFGILLAVVTAYFIWWGLEYTNNYPIIFITATVFGVFMAFNIGGNDVANSFGTSVGAGTLTIPQALGVAAVFEVSGAVIAGGEVTDTIRKGIVDLNPLSIEPMQFVFLMMSALVAAAFWLLIATKKGWPVSTTHSIIGGLVGASMVLGFQIAGFDGSVATVKWDKIGLIAVSWVLSPLLGGAVSYALFYQIKKYILSYNDSAAEVLQRLHEKKRLIKQEDKTAFEKLNEIQKLAYTSALARDAQIYTDEDLTEDDLDTEYFKKVYRLERERYEVDAFKALQTWVPLVAAFGGAIISAMLLFKGLKNLHLGLTTLHNFLIMGMVSAVIWMAVFIYAKSLENNNKNLPKATFILFSWMQVFTAAGFAFSHGSNDIANAIGPFAAILDVLKTNTMNQQAEIPTIAMVTFGVALIVGLWFIGKEVIQTVGTNLTKMHPASGFSAELSAAAVVMGASLLGLPVSSTHILVGAVLGIGLVNHNANWALMRPIAMAWVLTLPVAAILATVSFLLLNLVF
- a CDS encoding HIT family protein; the encoded protein is MTIQAYDDSNVFAKMLAGEIPCHKVYEDDKTLAFMDIMPQAKGHVLVIPKQKAVELSQLEPEYAQAVLMTAKKVMQAQRTVFQREGVIQMQLNGAEAGQTVFHYHVHLIPSNFHELGKHATNQADMAELAEQAKQLREAIDAA